The Bacillus vallismortis genome window below encodes:
- the clpP gene encoding ATP-dependent Clp endopeptidase proteolytic subunit ClpP, translated as MNLIPTVIEQTNRGERAYDIYSRLLKDRIIMLGSAIDDNVANSIVSQLLFLEAEDPEKDISIYINSPGGSITAGMAIYDTMQFIKPKVSTICIGMAASMGAFLLAAGEKGKRYALPNSEVMIHQPLGGAQGQATEIEIAAKRILLLRDKLNKVLAERTGQPLEVIERDTDRDNFKSAEEALEYGLIDKILTRNTEEQK; from the coding sequence ATGAATTTAATACCTACAGTCATTGAACAAACGAACCGCGGGGAAAGAGCGTATGACATTTATTCTCGTCTATTAAAGGATCGTATCATCATGCTTGGATCTGCGATTGATGACAACGTTGCGAACTCCATCGTGTCACAGCTTTTATTCTTAGAAGCGGAAGACCCTGAAAAAGATATTTCTATTTACATCAACAGCCCGGGCGGCTCTATTACAGCCGGTATGGCGATCTATGATACCATGCAGTTTATTAAGCCGAAAGTATCTACCATTTGTATCGGTATGGCTGCATCAATGGGCGCGTTCCTGCTTGCTGCCGGCGAAAAAGGCAAACGCTATGCGCTTCCAAACAGTGAAGTCATGATTCACCAGCCGCTTGGCGGTGCGCAAGGTCAGGCGACAGAAATTGAAATTGCCGCGAAACGCATTCTCTTGCTTCGTGACAAATTAAACAAAGTTCTTGCTGAACGTACTGGCCAGCCGCTTGAAGTAATCGAACGCGACACAGACCGCGATAACTTCAAGTCTGCTGAAGAAGCGCTTGAATACGGCCTGATTGATAAAATTCTGACTCGCAACACAGAAGAGCAAAAGTAA
- a CDS encoding glycoside hydrolase family 65 protein, whose amino-acid sequence MTNQRLFEIDEWKVKTNTFRKEHTRLQESLTSLANGYMGVRGNFEEGYSGDSHQGTYIAGVWFPDKTRVGWWKNGYPEYFGKVINAMNFIGIGLYIDGEKVDLYQNPIESFELELNMKEGILRRSAVVRIQDKAVRIRAERFISLALKELCAIHYEAECLTEDAVITLVPYLDGNVANEDSNYQEQFWQEEAKGADSYRGHLAAKTIENPFETPRFTVSAAMANVTEGFVNESYKTAEMYVENRYSYQTKASLKKFIIVTTSRDCREAELLAKAKELLAGVLENGYEEAKRRHIEQWKERWAKADIEIKGDEELQQGIRYNIFQLFSTYYGGDARLNIGPKGFTGEKYGGAAYWDTEAYAVPMYLATAEPEVTKNLLLYRYHHLEAAKRNAAKLGMKGALYPMVTFTGDECHNEWEITFEEIHRNGAICYAICNYVQYTGDHDYIKEYGIDVLVEVSRFWADRVHFSKRKNKYMIHGVTGPNEYENNVNNNWYTNVIAAWTLEYTLENLERVSAEKRRLLDVQEEELNVWRKIIQHMYYPYSDELQIFIQHDTFLDKDLRSADELDPAERPLYQNWSWDKILRSNFIKQADVLQGIYLFHDRFTMEEKRRNFEFYEPMTVHESSLSPSVHAVLAAELKKEKKALELYKRTARLDLDNYNHDTEEGLHITSMTGSWLAIVQGFAGMRIANETLSFSPFLPKEWDRYSFKINYRNRLINITVDELSAVFELVKGEPLHMKVYEEPVVLNGRCERSTPDE is encoded by the coding sequence ATGACAAATCAGCGGTTATTTGAGATTGATGAATGGAAAGTCAAAACAAATACATTTCGAAAGGAACATACACGGCTGCAGGAGAGCCTGACTTCTCTTGCCAACGGCTATATGGGAGTCAGAGGGAATTTTGAAGAAGGCTATTCAGGCGACAGTCACCAAGGCACATATATTGCAGGCGTGTGGTTCCCTGACAAAACGCGAGTAGGCTGGTGGAAAAACGGGTATCCTGAATATTTCGGAAAAGTGATCAATGCGATGAACTTTATAGGCATAGGTTTATATATTGATGGTGAAAAAGTTGACCTTTACCAAAACCCAATCGAATCATTTGAGTTAGAACTTAATATGAAAGAGGGGATACTGCGGAGAAGCGCTGTTGTCCGTATTCAGGATAAAGCCGTTAGAATCAGAGCGGAGCGATTTATTAGCCTTGCACTAAAAGAGCTTTGCGCAATTCATTATGAAGCGGAGTGCCTGACAGAAGATGCTGTCATTACACTTGTTCCTTACTTGGACGGAAATGTCGCAAATGAAGATTCGAACTACCAAGAACAATTTTGGCAGGAAGAAGCGAAAGGGGCTGATTCCTACCGTGGCCATTTAGCGGCAAAAACGATCGAAAATCCATTTGAAACACCGCGCTTTACCGTTTCAGCCGCAATGGCAAACGTAACAGAGGGGTTTGTCAATGAAAGCTATAAAACAGCTGAAATGTATGTCGAGAACCGCTACAGTTATCAAACGAAGGCTTCTTTGAAAAAGTTTATTATTGTCACGACTTCCCGTGATTGTCGTGAGGCAGAGCTTTTAGCGAAAGCCAAGGAGCTTTTGGCGGGTGTACTTGAGAACGGATATGAAGAAGCAAAACGAAGGCACATTGAACAATGGAAGGAAAGGTGGGCAAAAGCGGACATAGAGATTAAAGGGGATGAGGAACTTCAGCAAGGAATCCGCTACAATATCTTTCAGTTATTCTCGACATATTACGGCGGCGATGCCCGTTTGAATATCGGGCCGAAAGGATTTACTGGCGAAAAATACGGAGGCGCCGCCTATTGGGATACGGAGGCGTACGCGGTTCCGATGTATTTGGCGACAGCCGAACCAGAGGTCACGAAAAACCTGCTTTTGTACCGTTATCATCATTTGGAGGCAGCGAAACGGAATGCCGCCAAACTGGGGATGAAAGGGGCACTTTACCCGATGGTGACCTTTACAGGCGATGAATGCCACAATGAATGGGAGATCACCTTTGAAGAAATTCACCGCAATGGCGCGATCTGCTATGCGATCTGCAATTACGTCCAATATACAGGTGACCATGACTATATAAAGGAATACGGGATAGACGTTCTTGTGGAAGTCAGCAGGTTTTGGGCAGACCGCGTTCACTTCTCGAAACGAAAAAACAAGTATATGATCCACGGCGTCACAGGGCCGAATGAATACGAAAACAATGTCAACAACAATTGGTATACAAATGTCATTGCGGCTTGGACGTTGGAATATACATTGGAAAATCTCGAAAGGGTTTCAGCGGAAAAACGCCGCCTGCTTGATGTGCAGGAAGAAGAACTGAACGTCTGGAGAAAAATCATCCAGCACATGTACTATCCGTATAGTGATGAACTGCAAATTTTCATTCAGCATGACACATTCTTGGACAAAGACCTGCGATCAGCGGATGAATTAGATCCAGCTGAGCGGCCTCTTTATCAGAATTGGTCCTGGGACAAGATTCTCCGCTCCAATTTTATTAAACAGGCAGATGTGCTTCAAGGCATTTATCTTTTTCATGACCGTTTTACAATGGAAGAAAAACGGCGAAACTTTGAATTTTATGAACCAATGACTGTTCATGAATCAAGCCTGTCGCCCTCTGTCCATGCCGTTCTCGCCGCCGAACTCAAAAAGGAAAAGAAAGCGCTTGAATTATATAAGCGTACAGCAAGGCTTGATCTTGACAATTATAATCATGACACGGAGGAAGGTCTGCACATCACATCAATGACGGGAAGCTGGCTCGCGATCGTTCAGGGCTTTGCAGGCATGCGCATCGCGAATGAGACGCTGTCATTTTCCCCGTTTTTGCCGAAAGAATGGGACAGATATTCGTTCAAAATCAATTATCGAAACAGGTTAATCAATATTACGGTTGATGAACTGAGCGCCGTCTTTGAGCTTGTAAAAGGCGAGCCGCTGCACATGAAAGTGTATGAGGAACCAGTTGTCCTAAATGGACGATGTGAAAGGAGCACGCCTGATGAATGA
- a CDS encoding DCC1-like thiol-disulfide oxidoreductase family protein: protein MNNSITNRVIDYFSKERFYIGVSLLRIVFGLLILYFYLIHYNQRHFLFSDYGINTFHNVMKPTTYSLYNVTSSLNYFDAVYHVGIMSAILFTLGFKGRLMGILNYVLFYSLYVRFSYIGDGGDNLMIITLFYLLFANTTKYFSIDAVLRKKETYVSDCKKTIANIIQYFVVLFCVMQVCIVYVTSAIYQIMGETWNNGTALYYISQVKTVAMPFLESLVTQHIYLSVVICYSSVLLKIAFPFLIINKKTRWLAVLMVCLLHLGIAFGMGLYSFSIVMIAIELVIFTDKEYNRIFSTYQQLKHNLNWLVRKKLMRKFQAHWKMTVYYDAWCPLCTKTKKRIERADWLNLIVFESFRDGTSSIIDEVDIEELEKRMHGKTLEKSIVSGADTFIEISKRVIPLWVLYMILLLAKLFHVSDRIYDLIASKRKIIPHGQCNHGACGLNQQQRKG from the coding sequence ATGAATAACAGTATCACTAACAGAGTTATCGACTATTTTTCAAAAGAACGTTTTTATATTGGGGTAAGCTTGCTTCGCATCGTATTTGGTTTACTCATTTTATATTTTTATTTAATCCATTACAATCAAAGGCATTTCTTGTTTTCCGATTATGGTATTAATACATTTCATAATGTTATGAAACCAACTACATATTCATTGTATAATGTAACTTCATCCTTAAATTACTTTGATGCAGTATATCACGTTGGCATTATGTCAGCCATTCTATTTACTCTTGGTTTTAAAGGCCGGCTTATGGGAATCTTGAATTATGTTTTGTTCTATTCATTATATGTTCGTTTCTCATATATTGGAGACGGTGGCGACAATTTAATGATAATTACACTTTTTTATCTCTTGTTTGCAAATACTACAAAATATTTTTCTATAGATGCAGTGTTGCGAAAAAAAGAGACTTATGTATCTGACTGTAAGAAAACTATCGCTAATATTATTCAGTACTTTGTTGTTTTGTTTTGTGTTATGCAAGTTTGTATTGTATATGTTACGTCTGCTATTTATCAGATTATGGGTGAAACTTGGAATAATGGAACAGCCTTATACTATATATCACAAGTTAAAACGGTTGCGATGCCTTTTCTTGAGTCGTTAGTCACTCAACACATCTATTTAAGTGTTGTGATTTGTTATTCTAGTGTGTTATTAAAAATTGCTTTTCCTTTTCTAATTATAAACAAAAAAACAAGATGGCTTGCTGTCTTAATGGTTTGTTTACTGCATTTGGGTATTGCATTTGGAATGGGATTATATTCCTTTTCTATTGTCATGATCGCGATTGAGTTGGTGATTTTTACCGATAAGGAGTACAATCGCATATTCTCTACTTATCAGCAATTAAAACATAATCTTAATTGGCTGGTAAGGAAAAAATTAATGCGAAAATTTCAAGCCCACTGGAAAATGACTGTATACTATGATGCATGGTGCCCGTTATGTACCAAAACGAAAAAACGTATCGAGAGGGCGGACTGGCTCAATTTAATTGTTTTCGAGTCATTTCGTGATGGGACATCGTCTATTATTGATGAGGTGGATATAGAGGAATTAGAAAAGCGGATGCATGGAAAGACGTTGGAAAAAAGCATCGTCTCTGGTGCAGATACTTTTATCGAAATAAGCAAGCGGGTTATTCCGCTATGGGTATTGTATATGATATTGCTCTTAGCTAAGTTGTTTCATGTTAGCGATAGGATATATGATTTGATTGCCTCAAAAAGAAAAATAATTCCTCATGGGCAATGTAATCATGGGGCATGCGGCCTTAATCAGCAACAAAGAAAGGGGTAA
- the pgmB gene encoding beta-phosphoglucomutase yields MKAAIFDLDGVITDTAEYHYLAWKHIAEQIDIPFNRSVNESLKGISRAESLESMLIIGGAQTKYTNAEKQALMDQKNQYYQMLISKLTPEDLLPGIGRFLCELKGENIKIGLASSSRNAPAILKRLEIMDDFHAIVDPTALAKGKPDPEIFLTAAALLGVSPADCAAIEDAEAGISAIKSAGMFAVGVGHEQSMLDADLIVRQTSDLTLELLNEEWVQYGIRKIKE; encoded by the coding sequence ATGAAAGCGGCCATTTTTGATTTAGACGGTGTGATAACAGATACCGCTGAATATCATTATCTCGCTTGGAAGCATATCGCGGAACAAATCGATATTCCCTTTAACAGAAGTGTGAATGAAAGCCTAAAAGGAATCAGCAGAGCAGAGTCACTTGAAAGCATGCTTATCATTGGCGGTGCGCAAACAAAGTATACAAATGCGGAGAAACAAGCACTTATGGATCAAAAAAACCAATACTATCAAATGTTGATCAGCAAATTGACGCCGGAAGATCTTTTGCCGGGAATCGGCAGGTTTCTTTGTGAATTAAAAGGTGAAAATATAAAAATCGGGTTAGCGTCTTCAAGCCGTAATGCTCCTGCGATTTTAAAACGTTTGGAGATTATGGATGATTTTCATGCCATTGTTGACCCGACAGCTCTCGCGAAGGGAAAACCTGATCCCGAAATCTTTCTGACAGCCGCAGCGCTGCTCGGCGTTTCCCCTGCTGATTGTGCGGCAATAGAAGACGCTGAAGCAGGGATTTCCGCAATTAAATCTGCCGGGATGTTTGCGGTGGGAGTCGGTCATGAACAGTCAATGCTTGATGCTGATCTGATTGTGAGACAAACCAGTGATTTGACGCTTGAACTGTTGAACGAAGAATGGGTGCAGTATGGAATAAGAAAGATTAAAGAATGA
- a CDS encoding alpha-glucosidase: MNEWWKEAVVYQIYPRSFYDANGDGFGDLQGVIQKLDYIKHLGADVIWLSPVFDSPQDDNGYDISDYRNMYEKFGTNEDMFQLIDEVHQRGMKIIMDLVVNHTSDEHAWFAESRKSKDNPYRDYYFWKDPKPDGSEPNNWGSIFSGPAWTIDEGTGQYYLHYFSKKQPDLNWENEAVRREVYDVMRFWMDKGVDGWRMDVIGSISKYTDFPNYETDNIRSYIVGRYHSNGPRLHEFIQEMNKEVLSHYDCMTVGEANGSDIEEAMKYTDASRQELNMIFTFEHMDIDTEQNSPNGKWQIKPFDLIALKKTMTRWQTGLMNVGWNTLYFENHDQPRVISRWGNDGKLRKQCAKAFATVLHGMKGTPFIYQGEEIGMVNSDMPLEMYDDLEIKNAYRELVVENKTMPEKEFLQAVMKKGRDHARTPMQWDGEKHAGFTAGDPWIAVNSRYQEINVKESLEDQDSIFYYYQKLIQLRKQYKTIIYGDYQLLNENDPQVFSYLREYQGEKLLVVVNLSEDKALFEAPPELAREHWKVLISNYPEERADLKRICLEPYEAVMGIRI; the protein is encoded by the coding sequence ATGAATGAATGGTGGAAAGAAGCTGTCGTTTATCAAATTTACCCGCGCAGTTTTTATGATGCCAATGGAGATGGATTTGGGGATTTGCAAGGAGTGATTCAAAAGCTGGATTACATCAAACATCTCGGGGCGGATGTGATCTGGCTCTCCCCGGTGTTTGATTCCCCGCAGGATGACAACGGCTATGATATCAGCGACTACAGAAACATGTACGAAAAATTTGGGACAAATGAAGATATGTTTCAGCTGATTGATGAAGTGCACCAACGCGGAATGAAAATCATCATGGATTTGGTTGTGAACCACACGTCGGATGAACATGCCTGGTTTGCTGAAAGCCGCAAGTCGAAGGACAATCCTTACCGGGATTATTATTTTTGGAAAGATCCGAAACCGGACGGCTCAGAGCCGAATAATTGGGGGTCGATCTTCTCAGGCCCGGCGTGGACAATTGATGAAGGGACAGGGCAGTATTATTTGCACTACTTTTCAAAAAAGCAGCCTGATTTAAATTGGGAAAATGAAGCGGTGCGCCGGGAAGTTTATGATGTGATGAGATTTTGGATGGATAAAGGCGTTGACGGCTGGCGGATGGATGTGATCGGCTCTATTTCCAAGTATACTGATTTTCCGAACTACGAAACAGATAACATCCGCAGCTATATCGTCGGCCGTTATCATTCGAATGGCCCCCGCCTTCATGAGTTTATTCAGGAGATGAACAAGGAAGTGCTTTCTCATTACGACTGCATGACGGTCGGAGAGGCAAACGGCTCTGATATTGAAGAGGCGATGAAGTACACGGATGCAAGCAGGCAAGAGCTGAATATGATTTTCACATTTGAACATATGGATATTGATACAGAACAAAACTCGCCAAACGGGAAATGGCAGATCAAGCCGTTTGATTTGATTGCTTTAAAAAAGACGATGACAAGGTGGCAGACCGGGTTAATGAATGTCGGCTGGAATACCCTGTATTTTGAAAACCATGATCAGCCGAGGGTTATATCCCGCTGGGGCAATGACGGCAAGCTGCGAAAGCAGTGTGCAAAAGCATTTGCAACGGTTCTCCATGGCATGAAAGGAACGCCGTTTATTTATCAGGGAGAAGAAATCGGCATGGTCAACAGTGATATGCCGCTGGAGATGTATGATGATCTTGAAATAAAAAATGCGTATCGTGAACTAGTCGTCGAAAACAAAACGATGCCGGAAAAAGAATTTTTACAAGCCGTGATGAAAAAAGGAAGGGATCATGCCAGAACACCGATGCAATGGGATGGCGAAAAACATGCGGGATTCACAGCCGGAGACCCTTGGATAGCAGTAAATTCCCGCTATCAAGAGATAAATGTGAAGGAGTCCTTGGAAGACCAAGATTCGATTTTCTATTACTATCAGAAACTCATTCAATTACGAAAGCAATACAAGACCATCATATATGGAGATTATCAGCTGCTGAATGAGAATGATCCGCAAGTCTTTTCTTATCTCCGTGAATACCAAGGAGAAAAGCTTCTCGTCGTTGTGAATTTGTCGGAAGATAAGGCTCTGTTCGAAGCGCCTCCTGAACTGGCCCGTGAGCATTGGAAAGTGCTGATTTCCAACTATCCGGAGGAGCGGGCTGACTTAAAACGCATTTGCCTCGAACCTTATGAAGCTGTGATGGGCATTCGCATATGA
- a CDS encoding DUF5819 family protein, which translates to MRKNKTLIIGLLFILLFTFIAHFFLILSTVLPPNPLALAVKPVSDRYTNTLFQQNWHLFAPDPITTNTNIYMEVDTGKERGKNEWIDISTPLKDQNHTKIVTPYNRIVRIIDGLSSDIFGNNQDDVIFQYVKKANENDKQVKAITKEIEKSQKIGEENVYRYASSYAKSIYNPKTIKRIRVRIDTVKPIPFSLRDNNDDKEEKFEQSTTFEWKTFNNKVVPFF; encoded by the coding sequence ATGAGAAAAAATAAAACTTTAATTATCGGTTTGTTGTTTATTTTATTATTTACTTTCATTGCACATTTCTTTTTAATTTTATCTACTGTATTACCCCCTAATCCGTTAGCTCTTGCGGTCAAACCTGTTTCTGATCGTTACACAAATACTTTATTCCAACAGAATTGGCACCTATTTGCGCCAGACCCTATTACAACTAATACAAATATATATATGGAGGTTGATACTGGAAAAGAGAGGGGAAAGAACGAGTGGATTGACATTTCAACCCCCTTAAAAGACCAAAATCACACTAAAATCGTAACCCCTTACAATCGAATTGTTAGAATTATAGATGGGCTTTCTTCTGATATTTTTGGGAATAATCAAGATGATGTCATTTTTCAATACGTTAAAAAAGCAAATGAAAATGATAAACAGGTAAAAGCTATAACAAAGGAAATAGAGAAGAGTCAAAAAATTGGCGAGGAAAATGTATATCGTTATGCAAGTTCGTATGCTAAATCTATATACAATCCTAAAACAATAAAAAGAATAAGAGTAAGAATAGATACAGTGAAACCGATTCCGTTTTCTCTACGAGATAACAATGATGATAAAGAAGAAAAATTTGAACAAAGCACTACATTTGAATGGAAAACGTTCAATAATAAAGTGGTTCCATTTTTTTAA
- a CDS encoding DUF1189 domain-containing protein, translated as MKNLQKESFMIRCLKAAASPSGVCRYGNTFSWLQLCFLFMFLTACLMAPITVSFMKMDRFSVASFMPSAIQKLNHQFADQLQGYQIRNGKLTGGKSSDRIEEGESLLAIDMKHQYQTSGENGRLKVTGYDNAIVFQSDQLVITDQNGTGFSVGYAKMDAEFKKPNVHDIEALIDTLWLAQYKPMIMMLAYAVIFVIQLFVTAVLAGGLWITKISNMISIASFKEAASAAVCASALPAFAAAVIGMVHFNLITVLMIHSCGVTLMISFAFRYLTKTRRDHGNLHSGGNYDKSAVI; from the coding sequence ATGAAGAATCTACAAAAAGAAAGTTTTATGATCCGCTGTCTAAAAGCGGCTGCGTCTCCATCAGGTGTATGCCGTTACGGGAATACATTCAGCTGGCTGCAGCTCTGTTTTCTCTTTATGTTTTTAACGGCCTGCTTGATGGCGCCGATTACGGTTTCGTTTATGAAAATGGATCGCTTCAGTGTTGCATCTTTCATGCCGTCAGCGATTCAAAAGCTTAATCATCAATTTGCTGATCAATTACAAGGTTATCAAATCAGAAACGGAAAACTGACGGGGGGGAAGAGCTCTGATCGAATTGAAGAGGGAGAGAGTTTGCTGGCGATTGATATGAAGCATCAATATCAGACAAGCGGTGAAAATGGGCGATTGAAAGTAACCGGATATGATAACGCCATCGTCTTTCAATCCGATCAACTGGTGATCACCGATCAAAACGGAACGGGGTTTTCTGTTGGCTATGCGAAAATGGACGCTGAGTTTAAGAAACCGAACGTCCATGATATAGAGGCTTTGATCGATACATTGTGGCTGGCACAGTATAAGCCGATGATCATGATGCTGGCATACGCGGTGATTTTTGTGATTCAGCTATTTGTAACGGCTGTTCTTGCGGGGGGCCTCTGGATCACAAAAATATCAAACATGATCTCTATTGCGTCATTCAAGGAAGCGGCATCTGCGGCGGTTTGCGCATCCGCACTGCCGGCATTTGCGGCAGCTGTTATCGGTATGGTTCATTTTAACTTGATCACTGTATTGATGATCCATTCGTGCGGCGTTACTTTGATGATCTCTTTTGCGTTTAGATATTTGACGAAAACCCGCCGTGATCATGGAAACTTACATTCGGGAGGAAATTATGACAAATCAGCGGTTATTTGA